The Humulus lupulus chromosome 3, drHumLupu1.1, whole genome shotgun sequence genome window below encodes:
- the LOC133824475 gene encoding C2 and GRAM domain-containing protein At1g03370-like, whose product MKLFEGGELDRKVMEKAGCQNYSHTPWESEKCDVYERQTYYKFDKCISRYRGETRSSQQRSPLSDRNGWIIEEVMTLHGVPLGDYFNLHIRYQVEDLPSKSKQCQLKVYFGIVWLKSTRN is encoded by the exons ATGAAGTTGTTTGAGGGTGGTGAGTTGGACCGTAAAGTTATGGAGAAAGCTGGTTGTCAAAACTATTCCCACACCCCATGGGAATCAGAGAAATGTGATGTCTATGAAAGGCAAACTTATTACAAATTTGACAAGTGTATTTCCCGTTACAGAGGAGAGACAAGAAGTTCTCAGCAAAGAAGCCCCCTTTCTGATAGAAATGGATGGATTATTGAAGAGGTCATGACTCTCCATGGAGTTCCTCTTGGTGACTATTTCAAT CTTCACATAAGATACCAAGTAGAGGATTTGCCTTCAAAATCAAAGCAATGTCAACTAAAAGTATATTTTGGAATTGTCTGGCTCAAAAGCACTAGGAATTAG